The genomic stretch ATCCTGGGGGCCTGGGATACTCACGCGTGTGCAAGTAGATGTACCAGAGCGCGGCGGTGAGCAGGGCCCCGATGAGGAAGGCGCCAAAGGTGATGCCCAGCACGGCGGGCAGGACGAGGCCTTTGTCTGCGCAACCAAGGGCAGGACAGCTGTGGTCAGCACTGccgcctcctccctgcccccctacCCTGTTGTGCTGgccaggagcacaggcttcggtgCCAGTCTCAGCTACTGACCCTGACTTCTCTGAACCCCTAGCAAATGGGTTCATCACACCCATGCCTGACACTAAGCCGTGGTTGCTATGACCATCTACCCAGAGGGTCCAGCCAGGCCTTTGGGCCATGCCTCTGCCTCCCAAGGCTGGTAGAGATGCATTTTTAGGGAGGATGCATGGTATAATCTGAGCAAAGTGTGAGTGGGGCCGGAGAGTACAGAGTCCCGCTGTGTGCCCTTAAGTCAGTCCCTGCCCCACTCTGAGCCCTATACCATGGTAGGGATAGACCAGAGCACCTCTGAGGGCTCTTCAGCTCTGCTCTTGGGTTTTCCCAACCTTCACTCTTTCCACACTCCCGATTCCTGTGTGACTGTGGGCCAGGCAGCCTCCCCTTAGGCCTCTGAGTTCCCATCCCTGCAGTGGGGTCATTAGCCTGCACTGTTGGTTGCAGGCTGGGTGTAGGGGCTCCATCCAGGCCCAGGTGGGATGGCAAAGAGGCAGAtgcctctcccacctctgccttCAGTGTCAGGGACTCTTCTGCCCAGGCTGGAGGGAGCTGGGCTGAGGGCTGAGGCGTAACCTCCACAGTAGGGGCCTTAAGGAAGGTAAGGTCAGTGCTGCCCCATGTCTCATCCTAGGAGGCCCCATGCCCCGCCCCCCAGCAAGGTCAGCCAGCAACCTTGGGGATCAAGAAGAACCAAAGGCCTGGAACCCGGGCCCACGGGGTGGTCACGAACAAAGGCTCTCCATCTGGAAGATGCAGCTGTACTCTCTGGGGTCCTCCCTGCTGTGTGCCTAGACCCATCCCTCTGGGCCGTCCGTCATGCCCCACTCTGACCTCAGCCCCTGGAGCCCTGGAGAGACTTAGAACTCACCATGCAGGCCAGGGCTGACGATGTTCAGGCGTGTGGAGACAGTCCTCTGGACGTCCTTGGGGTGGAAGAGTACACAGTGTGTGACACAGCCTTCGAGAGCAGCTTCCAGGCTTACTCCCTGCCTCTGTGACCCTGGCCTGTCACAGCCCACCCTGGGGCCTTGACTCTGAGCCCCCTCTCCGCCACTTGGCTGGCAGCCTTTGGGCAAGTGCTGAGTTCTGTGCTGTGGGAGGGTGTCGGCCAGACAATCCCTGGCTGCTGCTGGAATGGTTCTTGTGAGTTCCTGAGAGGGCCCTAGCTCCCGTGAGGATTATGGGGGCACTGTGTCCATCGCCCTTGTGAATGCCTGGGTGAGAGGAGCCAGGTCAGCCCAGAGGCCCAGGCTCACTGTGGCTGGGGGAGAGGCCCACTCAGGAGCAGCCTCAGGGGCTCCTCCAGCTTCATACGACCAGAGAGGCTTTTAATCCTGGAGACCCTTCTGAGTGCAAGGGCCTGGGGATGACTGTGTGAGTGTGTCCAGGGCTGAGTGTCTGAGAACAGGGATCCACTGGATGGTGAAACGTGACCAGTAAGTGCAGAAAATCAGAATTTTGTGTCCTTTGTACTAACCCTCTTCCCCGAGGTCTCCTGTTTGTTGAGATTACACTGGTGATCATACTacatggatagatgggtgggcgGATGGATTCCTGGGTGGAGAGATTGATGTATGACTGGGTGGGAGCGCAGAaggatggctggctggctgggggaCTGGGCTGATGGAAGGACTGTGGATGAATGACTGGGTGGGATGGTGAGAAGATGGATAGATGACTGggtgggatggatggatggatggatggatggatggatagctaACTAATGGTTGCAGCTGCATATCCTACCAATGTCCAAGACACAGCCATCAGAAGGCTGTAGGGTGGCAGAAAGAGTGCCCCTGGTACCCAGAGGCCACGCGCCTGCCTGTGGCTGTGTCTTTCGCCCACTGGTCCCACATCCTCATGGTCTATCACATCCCTTCCTGAAAACTCCAGACCCGGAAGCCACCCTTGAAGCTGGGCTTAGCCCAGCCCCTACTCACCAGGGACCAAGTGCTGAGACGCAGGGCTACAGTGCAGCTGATGACGCCAGTCGTGGGCATGGGCACCATGTAGCCACGGAGGAGGAAGCTGAAGCGCATGTCGCCACCAGGGCTCGGGGACAGCAGGCTCACACAGCTGCTCTTGGCCGCCTGGCTCTGGATGAGTTCCACGATCTCCATGTCAGGCCCCAAGTTCAGTTGGCAGCTGTCCAGCTGGATCGTGAGCTCGGGGATCGATGGGGACACGCTCACCTGCATGGGTAGGAAGGGGGACGAGGCACGGTCAGTTACTCTTAACTCTCCGCCCTGCCTGTTCTCATGAAATAAGCTAGACTCATTCTAGAGTTCCCGCTCCAGAACCTTGACGGTGGAAGGACGGTCATGGGCCTGCCTGGAGCGAATGAGGAAGAAGAGGCGACATCCCAACCAGTGTCTGAGCTCTGCCTCTCCCCTCCACCAAGCACCATGGgggttccctcctccctctgggaAGTCAAGTTCCATTGGGTGGAAAGAAAGGCTCTGAGAAATCCCAGGCGTTGGCAACGCCTAAGAGGTCAAGTCCAGTACCTGCACAAAGCCCTGCTGCCCCAGCTCGATGGTGTTGGAGGCCTGGAGGAAGTGCGGGCTGAGGTAGAGGCCCAGCTGGAAGGAGAGGCTGTCCATGTTGATGCACTGCACCTTTTTCTGTGGGAGATGGGAGGGGGGCTTGGTCAGTCGGGGAGGCACCCAGCCAGGGAGGTAAGGGGTGGGAGCAGGAGTCACGGCCCAGAGTTCTTGCCTGACCTTCATCACCACCTtgaaccaccccccaccccaaactgAGATTTAAGAACTTGCTCTGCACGAGACCTGTGTGAAGTGCTTTTCACGCGTCATCTCAGTGATGGCTCATCCCGTATGGGGATCCTTTCCTATGCCACTATTAACAGGACCTTTGGGCCCAGAAAGCTTatgtgatttgcccaaggccacgcaGCCGATATGTGCATGGACCCTCTGACTCGAGAGGCTGAGAACATAACCCTAAACAGTACTGCTCCCGTTGCACGGAAGGGGAGACAGGCACGCTGGAGACACATTGGCTTGCCAGGATCAGGGCCTGAATTTCCTGAGGCCTGCTCCCTCCCAGGCCAGGAATGGACCCCAGGATCCTGGACCAGATGGGTTAGCACGGTGATCATCCATCTCACCTGCTGTGGTGACGAGCTTGACAGGAGGTTGAGAATCACCTGCAGGGACAGAGCCAAGGAGCTGGTCAGAGCCAGAGAGGGTGTCCCACCCAGCGCGCCCATTTCTGTGGATGGGGAGACTGAACCAACCGATGGCTAAACTCGTCTTCCTACTAAGCATCCCACCCGCTCTCCCAAACGCCCCTCAGCCTGGAAGATCCAGGGGGCACCAATTAAGCTGGCCCTGCTACCTTTCCCACCACAGCTCTTACCTCATTACTGATCACATTTTCCGTCACTATCATGCCACAGCTGGAGTAGCCGCTGCGCAAGACAAGCTGGTCATCTCTGTCCTCAGCCTGGCAGCTGGAGTCCCAGAAGGTCAGGCTCGTGATGGTGCACCTCAGAGtctgggccaggggtggggggtggggggaacggTCAGGAGGCACGGGGCTCCCGGGGACCTGTCCATCACACCCCAGCACCAAGGACTGACCACCCCCCAGGGGTCCCAAATCACAGCCatgcctctcttcctttccccatttttgttagttttcatCATCCCACAGCATTTAAGACTACTTTTCCTGAACTTGACAAACACTTTTGTACTTAGCAATAAGATCTGTGACATCATGAGTGTTTCCTTCTCTACAGACATATATACTCAGAGAAATTGTGTGGctttgttggtttcttttttcctttttttttttggccgtgctgcccggcatgcgggatcttagttccccctgcagtgggagctcagaatcttaatcactggaccgctggggaagtcCCTTTCTTTCCACTCATCTTTAACAAATGGCATCATACCGTCCTTCATGCTTTAGCTTGGTTTTTTCACTGAACAATAAATCACAGACATCTTTCTGTGTTTATACTATAGATCTAGAACATTCTTTTTAACTGGAGTGTAATGTCTCAAAGATCGATGGATTACAGTGTATGCATCCAGACCTCTTGGGACAGGACAGCAGTAATGCCAGCCATCGCTGGTCCCTCCACCTCCCAGACATCTGTCTGGCCACGCAGAggcaagggaggagggggagatgggCCGCAGACAGGTGGAGCTTCACCTAGGCCCCAATACCCCACACCCCAAAAGACTTCCACATGGATGTAGAGTTAAACGTCATTCTAAAAATCCCCGAGAACATGCATGACTTGTCAAGGCTCTGGCAGAGAGATTTCCTGCCTCGGaaagactagaaaaaaaatcacaaaggaaaagatgACCAGCTAGGATGGCCCAACGTTTTCAAAtgtccaaaaaattaaaaaacactctGGCGAAAATTTAAAGAACTCTACAAACCGGGAGAGATTATTTCAGTAAGAATGATGGACAAAGGGCCACAAATGTCTTTCTTCATgtaaaaagctaataaaaatcatcaagaaaaatgcCAAGTTACAACGCACACAGAGACTTTGGTTATTATCAGTCGCACGAAGCCAAGCCCAAACTCACTACtaatcaaagaagtagaaattcaAACaagagcagagggcttccctggtggcgcagtggttgagagtccgcctgccgatgcaggggacacgggtttgtgcctcggtctgggaagatcccacatgccgcggagcagctgggcccgtgagccatggctgctgagcctgcacgtccggagcctgtgctccgcaacgggagaggccacaacagtgagaagcccacgtaccgcaaaaaaaaaaaaaaaaaaaaaaaaaaagaatagaacacaGTGTTCCCACTCTCACATCAGCAAAAAGTTTTttagacaaaaaataataatttggggagagagagagtcaaAGTGTTCTCATTAATCAGCAATGAAAATTGGAATCATCTATTGGAAAGCCGGTTGGCAACATGTATCAAAACTTCCAGGATGTTCACTCATTTTGACCCAGAAATCTCACTAATGCGGAAAcctatcctaagaaaataatcctatttaaagaaaaatttcatatGCACAATGACACTTTctgcatatttataatattacagaattggaaacaacccaaatgtctaacGAGGGAGGAGGAGTTAATTATGGCATGTCAATATCATGGGATTGGATGTgcttttaaagtgattttattggggcttccctggtggcccagaggTTAATAGACCATGCTCCCAAttccaggggcctgggttcagtccccagtcggggaactagatcccgcatgcaagcctcaactaaagatcccacatgccacaactaagagcccgcctgccacaactgagagccggcgcagccaaataaataaatcaatgttaaaaaaataatcaaaaagtgATATTATTAAGTACATatgtcaaagttttaaaaatacattaaatgaatATAGCAGGAAACAGACAATTGCATCCAGTACGATTACACTGTATAacaaatacacagagaaaacattCCAGAAAGAAATCCACCAAATTGTTGGTAGCCATTGTCTTTGGATGGGGTGATTgagattttcttctaattttttccacatttaaaaaagcctgtgttatttttataataaacatcTTTGTTCTTCAATTAGGCAGAGATCATACGGTATAGATATTCTAAGTGGCCACTCAGCTCAGCCTCCACTTAGGATTAATAATGACGCCTACCTAGTatctatttactgagcacttactgttcCACATCTGGCTGGGTCGTCAGATCTCATGTAATTCTCACCACATGGTAGGGACCATTATcaaccccattttacaagtggaaAAACTGACGCTTGCCGAGGGATATGATTTGTCCTCCTGCCTGGATTAGGACCCCAAGATTCTTGGGCTAGAGGAAGGACCAGTTGCCCATGTCAGCTGGGCCGGAGGCCAGGAGTTCCCTTACCGAGATGAGATCTTTGTTGAGTACCAGAGTCATGACGTCGTCGGAGCACTTGGGCTGGATCAGGGACAGGAGCAGCTCCTGGTTGCAGCCCTCCTTGGGAGGGGTGGTCTGGACCGGTGTGGGTGAGGGCTGCAGCCCACTGCCTGCAGGGCAGCAGAGGCAGCCGGCAGACAGTCACTGCGGGCTCGCTGTGCTCTTAAGCACTAAGCACTTCTATAGCTAAGTACTCTCAGGGTCCCTGAgatgcagatgaggaaaatggggcTCTGACCAGCGGATGCAACTTGCCCAGCACACACAGCAGCTGGGCGTGGCTACAGATCCAAGGAGAGggcaagggaagggaggggggcgCGGGAGGGATCCGGGTGCTCACCACAGCTGGGTGCCCTCAGAGAGACGACACTGGCCAGAGGGAGCTCCACAAAGGACGCTACTACACTGGCGTTGAGCCTCCGGGCCTCCCCCAGCAGGCCTTGCGTTGTGTTTGGGAGGTGGAAGCCAGGGATGTTCTTCTCCGGAAAGATCTTGAAGGAGTATTCACCAGTGGTCTAATgacagggagagaggcagagcagGGAGCTACAGACACAGTCGGGGGGCACACAGCCTGGCGGGGGCACCTGCAAGCCAGTGAGGGTCTGCTAGGCCTCGATCCTGCTCTCTCCTTCGCTCCTGCTGTTTCCCCTGCCTGGGCCACCTCCCCTCATCTACTGGTTCCTGTTCGTCTTTCAACTCAGCTTGGAGTTCACCTCTCCAGGAAACTTTCCTGACCCTGTGGGCTGGGTTAGGGGCCTCCCTAAGG from Phocoena phocoena chromosome 6, mPhoPho1.1, whole genome shotgun sequence encodes the following:
- the ENG gene encoding endoglin isoform X2; the encoded protein is MDRGMFSQAVALLLALCSLGPTSLAETVYCDLQPVDPQVTYITSQVSEGCVAQSPNATLEVHILFLEFLKEVSVLELTLQTSKHNGTLPREVLLVLSTNKTIFLKLQAPGIPLHLAYDPNLVIFQEPAKVNTTQLPPFTTKGELLNWADTKGPVTSAAQLNNPQSILLRLDQAPRSPSSCSLEPHKDMGHTLEWSPNAQASVRGCRLEGVAGHKEAHILRVLPGPEAWPRTVTVKVELSCASRDPDAAVLILQGPPYVSWLIDANHNMQIWTTGEYSFKIFPEKNIPGFHLPNTTQGLLGEARRLNASVVASFVELPLASVVSLRAPSCGSGLQPSPTPVQTTPPKEGCNQELLLSLIQPKCSDDVMTLVLNKDLISTLRCTITSLTFWDSSCQAEDRDDQLVLRSGYSSCGMIVTENVISNEVILNLLSSSSPQQKKVQCINMDSLSFQLGLYLSPHFLQASNTIELGQQGFVQVSVSPSIPELTIQLDSCQLNLGPDMEIVELIQSQAAKSSCVSLLSPSPGGDMRFSFLLRGYMVPMPTTGVISCTVALRLSTWSLDVQRTVSTRLNIVSPGLHDKGLVLPAVLGITFGAFLIGALLTAALWYIYLHTRHPGKREPVVAVAAPASSESSSTNHSIGSTQSTPCSTSSMA
- the ENG gene encoding endoglin isoform X1, with product MDRGMFSQAVALLLALCSLGPTSLAETVYCDLQPVDPQVTYITSQVSEGCVAQSPNATLEVHILFLEFLKEVSVLELTLQTSKHNGTLPREVLLVLSTNKTIFLKLQAPGIPLHLAYDPNLVIFQEPAKVNTTQLPPFTTKGELLNWADTKGPVTSAAQLNNPQSILLRLDQAPRSPSSCSLEPHKDMGHTLEWSPNAQASVRGCRLEGVAGHKEAHILRVLPGPEAWPRTVTVKVELSCASRDPDAAVLILQGPPYVSWLIDANHNMQIWTTGEYSFKIFPEKNIPGFHLPNTTQGLLGEARRLNASVVASFVELPLASVVSLRAPSCGSGLQPSPTPVQTTPPKEGCNQELLLSLIQPKCSDDVMTLVLNKDLISTLRCTITSLTFWDSSCQAEDRDDQLVLRSGYSSCGMIVTENVISNEVILNLLSSSSPQQKKVQCINMDSLSFQLGLYLSPHFLQASNTIELGQQGFVQVSVSPSIPELTIQLDSCQLNLGPDMEIVELIQSQAAKSSCVSLLSPSPGGDMRFSFLLRGYMVPMPTTGVISCTVALRLSTWSLDVQRTVSTRLNIVSPGLHGDCPALGCADKGLVLPAVLGITFGAFLIGALLTAALWYIYLHTRHPGKREPVVAVAAPASSESSSTNHSIGSTQSTPCSTSSMA